ATGATTTTCAGGCTGACCGGGCATATAATCGAGAAACGATTAAGCCAGGACCTCTTTCACATTGATTACAGAATAGAATGCGGATTTTTAGCTGAAACCATTCAGACACTCACAGGTGAAACCTATGAATGCCTGGAAGAAAAGTACACAAAAGAGAAATACATAGAACTTACAGCGATGATCACGTAATACAGAACCAGCCAGCTATTCTTCAGCCGACTCTGCTTCCTCCTGATTTAAATGGATAAGAATGGTATTGGCAACAGGCTCAGGGATCCCTAATTTAGTCAGATCCTGAAGACCAGCACTTTTAATCTCAGGTACAGACTTAAAATGCCTCAACAGTAATCGGCGACGTTTTTGGCCGACTCCTGGAATTTTATCTAATTCAGACTGAATCGCCCCTTTTCCTCTAAGCTGACGATGGAACGAAATAGCGAACCGGTGGACTTCATCCTGAATCCTCTGAACAAGATAAAATTCTTGGGAATTACGATCAAGATTCATAATAACCGGTGGTTCTCCATAGAGGAGTTCACTGGTTTTATGTTTATCGTCTTTCGCCAGACCACATAAAGGAATATCGAGTCCAAGTTCATTCTCAAGCACATCCATAGCAGCTGACATTTGACCTTTCCCACCGTCCACCACGATTAAGTCCGGTAGAGGTAATTCCTCTTTAAGTACTCGTTTATACCTTCTTCGAATTACTTCCCTCATCGTGTCATAATCATCCGGTCCACTTACATCACGTACTTTATACTTTCGGTATTCCTTCTTATTTGGTTTCCCGTCAATAAATACTACCATAGCAGATACTGGGTCTGCCCCCTGTATATTCGAGTTATCAAACGCCTCAATACGATGTGGAGTTTCGATGTTCATGTGCTCCCCTAATGCCTCTACAGCCTTAATGGTACGCTCTTCATCTCTTTCGATAAGTGCGAACTTTTCCTCTAAAGCAATACTTGCATTTTTCATAGCAAGTTCGACTAGCTCTTTTTTACGCCCTCTCATAGGGATGTGAACCTTGGTTTCAAGCACCCCTTCAAGAACTTCTGTGCTGGTAGCCACAGGTACAAGTACTTGCTTCGGATAAGGATGATTCTGATGGAGATAGAACCTGCCAATATAACTGAGGAACGTTTCCTCTGGATCATCAAAGAATGGAAACAAAGCAACATCTCGTTCGATCAATTTACCTCTTCGTACAAAGAATACCTGCACGCACATCCAGCCTTTGTCGTATGAATATCCAAAAATGTCTCTATCTACTTGATCATTCATCGTCATTTTCTGCTGTTCCATAACCGACTCGATATGATCAATTTGATCACGAAGTTCCTTAGCTCGCTCAAAATCAAGAGATTCTGAAGCTTCATACATTCGCTTTTTAAGATCCTTTTTAATATCCGCATGGCCGCCGCTCAAAAATGAGGTAATGTTCTGTACAATTTCCTGATTTGTTTCCTTAGATACAGGATATTCGCAAGGGCCTAGACACTGATGCATGTGATAATATAAACAAACACGGTCAGGCATCGTGTTACATTTTCTAAGGGGATATAAACGATCCAGCAATTTTTTTGTTTCCCTGGCAGCAATTACGTTCGGGTAGGGTCCAAAATATTTACCATTATCTTTTTTTACATTTCGGGTCACGATCAGACGGGGGTGCCGTTCTGCAGTAATTTTTAAATAAGGATAAGTTTTATCATCTTTCAATAAAACATTATATTTAGGATCATATTTTTTTATCAAATTCATTTCAAGAATTAGCGCTTCTATCTCAGATGTCGTAACAATATATTCAAAGTCTACAATTTCTCTCACTAGACGCTGGGTTTTTCCATCATGAGCTCCAGTAAAATAGGAACGCACGCGATTTTTTAAAACTTTAGATTTACCTACGTAAATAATCGTTCCATTTTTATCTTTCATGAGGTAGCAGCCCGGCTGGTCTGGTAACACAGCCAGCTTTTCTTTAATTGTTGAATTCATAGGATTTCACTCCATATATTAGAAATCTATATTAAACGTATCATACGTAGGAAATATTATACAAAAATAAACCGTTACAATGTGTTTTCTTCCTTAGAAGAGTGCATTTGAATTCCCTTCCTATAAAAAGAACCGCGCTGCTATGCAACGCGGTTCTTATCAACAATTTTCCTTACGCGTGTTTTGAGATGAGTTCAGCCAACTGTTCTTTTGGCTGGAAGCCGATGACCTGGTCTACGACTTTGCCGTCTTTAAAGAGCAATAATGTCGGAATACTCATAACTCCATACTTACCAGCTGTTTCCTGGTTCTCATCTACATCAAGTTTAACAATTTTCACTTGATCGTTCATTTCTTCATCCAGTTCTTCAAGAACCGGTGCGATCATTTTGCAAGGTCCGCACCATGGAGCCCAGAAATCTGCTAATACTAAACCTTCATTTGTTTCGTTAGTGAAATTTTGATCTGTTGCTTTTACAATTGCCATTCTCTATTCCTCCTCGAACTTTTATTCTGTTTAGAGTATATCACTATCTATTTTTAGTGACTAACAATTTGTTTATACCCTATTTAAACATGGAACGAAAGCCGAAGCCAACTAATTGGCTTCGGCTCTTTAAATTTTATGCATTGACTTTCATTTGTTTCACTTCCTCAATAAGCTTTGGTACTACATCAAATAAATCCCCTACTATCCCATAATCTGCTACATTAAAGATATTTGCTTCAGGGTCTTTATTAATTGCAACAATTACTTTAGAGTTCGACATACCTGCCAAGTGCTGAATAGCTCCAGAAATCCCGCAGGCAATATATAAGTCCGGAGTAACTACTTTACCAGTTTGACCAATCTGAAGTGAATAATCACAGTATCCTGCGTCACAAGCACCGCGCGATGCTCCTACTGTTCCATTAAGTGTATCTGCCAGCTCTTGTAAGGGTTCAAACCCTTCTGAACTCTTAACGCCGCGGCCGCCGGCCACGATAACTTTAGCTTCTGATAAATCCACACCTTCAGAAGATTTTTTGATGACATCTTTAATGATCGTTCGAATATTTGTTACCTCAACCTCTTTTTCCGTGACTTCCCCAGCCAGAGAATCATCACGGGTTAAGGCGGGGATATTATTTGGACGAATCGTCGCGAACACAAGTCCATCCGTAACTTCCTTCTTCTCAAATGCCTTACCTGAATAAATTGGGCGGGTAAATACAATATTTCCGTTCTCCACGACTACTTCTGTTGCGTCTGAAACTAGTCCAGATTCTAATCTGCTTGCAAGTTTTGGAGTAACATCTTTTCCAATGGCGGTGTGACCCATGATGATGCCTTCAGGCGATTCATCTTGAATTACCTGATAAATCGCTTGACCGTACCCATCAGATGTATACGTTTTCAATTCTTCGTTTGAAACGGTAATCACACGTGACGCTCCGTAGTACACCATTTCTTGTGCCATTGAATTCAAATCTCCTGCACCACAAAGCACCCCTACTACTTCTCCACCATCACTAACTATATTGCCTGCAGCAATCGCTTCAAAAGTCACATTACGCAGGGATCCTTCTCTAGCTTCCCCAATTACTAAAACTTTTTTACTCATAACGATTCTCCTTTCCCAGTCCTCTATTTACAGTACTTTAGCT
The Halobacillus halophilus DSM 2266 DNA segment above includes these coding regions:
- the uvrC gene encoding excinuclease ABC subunit UvrC, yielding MNSTIKEKLAVLPDQPGCYLMKDKNGTIIYVGKSKVLKNRVRSYFTGAHDGKTQRLVREIVDFEYIVTTSEIEALILEMNLIKKYDPKYNVLLKDDKTYPYLKITAERHPRLIVTRNVKKDNGKYFGPYPNVIAARETKKLLDRLYPLRKCNTMPDRVCLYYHMHQCLGPCEYPVSKETNQEIVQNITSFLSGGHADIKKDLKKRMYEASESLDFERAKELRDQIDHIESVMEQQKMTMNDQVDRDIFGYSYDKGWMCVQVFFVRRGKLIERDVALFPFFDDPEETFLSYIGRFYLHQNHPYPKQVLVPVATSTEVLEGVLETKVHIPMRGRKKELVELAMKNASIALEEKFALIERDEERTIKAVEALGEHMNIETPHRIEAFDNSNIQGADPVSAMVVFIDGKPNKKEYRKYKVRDVSGPDDYDTMREVIRRRYKRVLKEELPLPDLIVVDGGKGQMSAAMDVLENELGLDIPLCGLAKDDKHKTSELLYGEPPVIMNLDRNSQEFYLVQRIQDEVHRFAISFHRQLRGKGAIQSELDKIPGVGQKRRRLLLRHFKSVPEIKSAGLQDLTKLGIPEPVANTILIHLNQEEAESAEE
- the trxA gene encoding thioredoxin — protein: MAIVKATDQNFTNETNEGLVLADFWAPWCGPCKMIAPVLEELDEEMNDQVKIVKLDVDENQETAGKYGVMSIPTLLLFKDGKVVDQVIGFQPKEQLAELISKHA
- a CDS encoding electron transfer flavoprotein subunit alpha/FixB family protein yields the protein MSKKVLVIGEAREGSLRNVTFEAIAAGNIVSDGGEVVGVLCGAGDLNSMAQEMVYYGASRVITVSNEELKTYTSDGYGQAIYQVIQDESPEGIIMGHTAIGKDVTPKLASRLESGLVSDATEVVVENGNIVFTRPIYSGKAFEKKEVTDGLVFATIRPNNIPALTRDDSLAGEVTEKEVEVTNIRTIIKDVIKKSSEGVDLSEAKVIVAGGRGVKSSEGFEPLQELADTLNGTVGASRGACDAGYCDYSLQIGQTGKVVTPDLYIACGISGAIQHLAGMSNSKVIVAINKDPEANIFNVADYGIVGDLFDVVPKLIEEVKQMKVNA